The Terriglobales bacterium genome includes the window CAACCGGCGCCGGGGCGTGCCCGCCTGATGGACGTCAGCTTCCTGCCGGCGCTCAACGCCACCCTGAACGGCACCACCACCGTCCTGCTCATCATCGGGCGCACCTTGATCGCGAAGAAACTGGTCATGGCGCATCGCCGCGTGATGATCGCCGCGGTCAGCACGTCGGCGCTGTTTCTTATCTCGTATCTCACGTACCACGCGCAGGCGGGCTCGGTGCGCTTTCAGGGACAGGGCTGGGTGCGGCCGCTGTACTTCGCCATCCTGCTCACGCACACCGTGCTGGCGGCGGCG containing:
- a CDS encoding DUF420 domain-containing protein, with product MDVSFLPALNATLNGTTTVLLIIGRTLIAKKLVMAHRRVMIAAVSTSALFLISYLTYHAQAGSVRFQGQGWVRPLYFAILLTHTVLAAAIVPLVLVTLARGLRGNFDRHRAIARWTYPVWLYVSVTGVVIYLMLYHLYRA